Proteins encoded within one genomic window of Bacillus thuringiensis:
- the fumA gene encoding class I fumarate hydratase, whose protein sequence is MEKLQESMYQLIVETSTNLPKDVRRAIQQAKERENAGTRSAMALGTITNNIKMADDNISPICQDTGMPTFKIYTPIGVNQLKLKEAIYNALERATKDGKLRPNSVDSLFGDNSGNNLGPGTPVIKFEQWEKDYIDARLILKGGGCENKNIQYSLPCELEGLGRAGRDLEGIRKCLLHAVYQAQGQGCSAGVIGVGIGGDRTSGYELAKNQLFRTLDDVNPIPELQKLEEYVLENANKLGIGTMGFGGETTLLGCKIGVYNRLPASFYVSVAYNCWAYRRLGVTIHPETGEIMDWLYQEGEDTLEQEAQEKTEQREIVLQAPITEEQIRELRVGDVVTINGMMYTGRDAIHKHLMDNDCPVDLNGQIIYHCGPVVVKDENDNWQIKAAGPTTSIREEPYQGDIMKKFGIRAVIGKGGMGAKTLAALEEHGGVYLNAIGGAAQYYAECIKEVKDVDFLQFGIPEAMWHLRIDGFKAVVTMDSHGNSLHADVDKTSLEKLASFKEPVFK, encoded by the coding sequence ATGGAAAAGCTTCAAGAAAGCATGTATCAACTAATTGTTGAAACGTCAACGAACTTACCGAAAGATGTTCGTCGTGCGATTCAACAAGCGAAAGAGCGAGAAAATGCAGGGACTCGTTCTGCGATGGCACTTGGCACAATTACAAATAATATTAAAATGGCTGATGATAACATCTCGCCAATTTGCCAAGATACAGGGATGCCAACATTTAAAATTTATACACCAATTGGTGTGAATCAATTAAAGTTGAAGGAAGCTATCTATAACGCGCTTGAGCGGGCGACAAAAGATGGTAAACTTCGTCCCAATTCTGTTGATTCTCTTTTTGGAGACAATAGTGGAAATAATTTAGGACCAGGTACACCGGTTATTAAGTTTGAACAATGGGAAAAAGATTATATTGATGCTCGTTTAATACTAAAGGGTGGTGGCTGTGAGAATAAAAATATTCAGTATAGCTTACCATGTGAATTAGAAGGGCTTGGACGAGCTGGCCGCGATTTAGAAGGGATTCGTAAATGCCTTCTTCATGCAGTATATCAAGCACAAGGTCAAGGATGTAGTGCAGGTGTAATTGGTGTTGGTATCGGGGGAGACCGCACATCAGGTTACGAATTAGCAAAAAATCAATTATTCCGTACATTAGATGATGTCAATCCAATTCCAGAGTTACAAAAACTTGAAGAGTACGTATTAGAAAATGCGAATAAGCTTGGTATTGGTACGATGGGATTTGGTGGAGAAACAACTTTACTTGGCTGTAAAATTGGCGTGTATAACCGCCTACCAGCTAGCTTCTATGTATCTGTGGCGTATAATTGCTGGGCATATCGCCGCCTTGGCGTAACGATCCATCCTGAAACAGGTGAAATTATGGATTGGTTATATCAAGAAGGTGAGGATACACTGGAGCAAGAAGCACAAGAAAAAACAGAGCAACGTGAGATTGTATTACAAGCGCCAATTACAGAAGAGCAAATTCGTGAACTTCGCGTTGGTGATGTTGTAACAATTAATGGCATGATGTATACAGGTCGTGACGCAATCCATAAGCATTTAATGGATAACGATTGTCCAGTAGATTTAAATGGACAAATTATTTACCACTGTGGTCCAGTTGTTGTGAAAGATGAAAATGACAATTGGCAAATTAAAGCGGCAGGTCCAACGACAAGTATTCGTGAAGAACCGTACCAAGGCGATATTATGAAGAAATTCGGTATTCGCGCTGTTATTGGAAAAGGCGGTATGGGTGCGAAAACATTAGCGGCTTTAGAAGAACACGGCGGTGTATATTTAAACGCAATCGGTGGTGCAGCGCAATATTATGCCGAATGTATTAAAGAAGTGAAAGATGTTGATTTCTTACAATTTGGTATTCCAGAAGCAATGTGGCATTTACGTATCGATGGGTTTAAAGCAGTTGTAACGATGGACTCTCATGGTAATAGCCTACATGCAGATGTTGATAAGACATCACTTGAAAAATTAGCGAGCTTTAAAGAGCCAGTATTTAAGTAA
- a CDS encoding pyridoxamine 5'-phosphate oxidase family protein, producing MHLKEKIATIIQGQRTGVLSTVRNEKPHSAFMMFFHEDFVLYVATDRQSKKITDIENNPNVHVLLGREGKKLDEDYIEVEGLASIEEDSTLKNKFWDNSLKRWLLGPEDPNYVLIKINPDTIYYIDGAGTTEPEFLRL from the coding sequence ATGCACTTAAAAGAAAAAATCGCAACTATTATTCAAGGTCAACGTACTGGTGTATTATCTACAGTACGAAATGAGAAACCTCATAGCGCCTTTATGATGTTTTTCCATGAAGATTTTGTACTGTATGTTGCAACAGATCGACAATCAAAAAAGATAACAGATATCGAAAACAATCCAAATGTACATGTACTACTTGGGCGTGAAGGAAAAAAATTAGATGAAGATTATATTGAAGTGGAAGGCTTAGCCTCCATCGAGGAAGACTCTACATTAAAAAACAAGTTTTGGGATAATAGCTTAAAACGCTGGTTACTCGGTCCTGAAGACCCTAATTATGTACTAATTAAAATCAATCCTGACACAATTTATTACATCGATGGTGCCGGTACGACGGAGCCCGAGTTTTTACGACTATAA
- a CDS encoding EamA family transporter produces the protein MSSWLLFALLSAIAAALVSIFGKIGLDGIDANVATTVRSIIMALFMVGVIIIQGKFQNIGDVLLNKKALLFITLSGVAGASSWLFYFLALKTGKVSQVAPVDKLSVVFSIILAMIILGEKLNFMTGIGVVFITAGVLFIAFS, from the coding sequence ATGAGTTCATGGCTCTTATTCGCACTATTATCAGCAATTGCTGCTGCCCTTGTATCTATTTTCGGAAAGATTGGTTTGGATGGAATCGATGCCAACGTTGCTACGACAGTTCGTTCTATTATTATGGCATTATTTATGGTAGGCGTTATTATTATACAAGGTAAATTTCAAAATATTGGCGACGTACTGCTAAATAAAAAAGCACTGCTCTTTATCACATTAAGCGGAGTTGCAGGTGCTTCGTCATGGCTATTTTATTTTCTTGCCCTCAAAACAGGGAAAGTTTCACAAGTGGCCCCTGTCGATAAACTAAGCGTCGTATTCTCTATCATTCTCGCTATGATTATACTCGGCGAAAAGTTAAACTTTATGACTGGTATTGGTGTTGTCTTTATTACAGCTGGTGTACTATTTATTGCTTTCAGCTAA
- the yfkAB gene encoding radical SAM/CxCxxxxC motif protein YfkAB yields MTISQKMKPITPSYDPWEAYMDLEEYGKLLLTNVEFTTTTLCNMRCEHCAVGYTLQPKDPNPLPMDLLLKRLDEIPHLRSLSITGGEPMLSKKSVDNYVTPLLKYAHERGVRTQINSNLTIDLARYEQIIPYLDVLHISHNWGTIDDFVEGGFAMMERKPTYEQRAKLFERMITNSKALSDAGVLVSAETMLNKRTLPHIEHIHRQIVDEMGCKRHEVHPMYPSDFASNLEILTKAEIRDAIEHLLEIRDENVWMLFGTLPFYACSDDERDIATFKKLQESKNVTVRNDPDGRSRLNVNIFDGNIIVTDFGDVPLLGNIQTNTLQEAYDKWSASKTAKSLSCHCPAVKCLGPNVLVKNSYYPTEDFLSKTANITL; encoded by the coding sequence ATGACGATATCACAAAAAATGAAGCCGATTACTCCTTCTTACGATCCATGGGAAGCGTATATGGACCTTGAAGAGTACGGCAAACTACTATTAACAAATGTTGAGTTTACAACGACGACGTTATGCAATATGCGCTGTGAGCATTGCGCTGTTGGTTACACGTTGCAGCCGAAAGACCCGAATCCGCTTCCGATGGATCTTTTATTAAAACGATTAGATGAGATTCCTCATTTACGTTCTTTAAGTATTACTGGCGGGGAACCTATGCTTTCAAAAAAATCCGTCGACAACTATGTAACACCACTCTTAAAATATGCCCATGAACGAGGCGTTCGCACTCAAATCAATTCAAACTTAACTATAGATTTAGCACGTTACGAACAAATTATTCCTTATTTAGACGTATTGCATATCTCTCATAACTGGGGAACAATTGATGATTTCGTTGAAGGTGGATTTGCAATGATGGAGCGTAAACCTACGTATGAACAACGTGCAAAGTTATTTGAACGAATGATTACAAATAGTAAAGCTCTATCAGATGCAGGTGTACTCGTATCAGCCGAAACGATGCTGAATAAACGAACTCTACCACACATTGAACATATTCATCGTCAAATCGTTGACGAAATGGGCTGTAAACGTCATGAGGTTCATCCAATGTATCCAAGTGATTTCGCGAGTAATCTAGAGATCTTAACAAAAGCTGAAATTCGTGATGCAATTGAGCATTTACTAGAAATTCGCGATGAAAATGTATGGATGTTATTTGGAACTTTACCTTTCTATGCTTGTAGCGATGACGAGCGAGACATCGCCACATTTAAAAAATTACAAGAAAGTAAAAATGTCACTGTTCGTAACGATCCCGATGGTCGTTCTCGTTTAAATGTTAACATTTTCGATGGAAATATTATTGTAACTGATTTTGGTGACGTTCCCCTCCTAGGAAACATACAAACAAACACATTACAAGAAGCTTATGATAAATGGAGTGCTTCAAAAACAGCAAAATCATTAAGCTGTCACTGTCCTGCAGTAAAATGCCTTGGACCGAATGTTCTTGTAAAAAACAGCTACTATCCGACAGAAGATTTCTTATCAAAAACAGCAAATATTACATTATAA
- the cax gene encoding calcium/proton exchanger produces MFNKIFLIVALIGVPLSVLGKTLHWPQTIMFAVYCITIIALAGFMGRATESLAIVSGPRIGGLLNATFGNAVELIISIFALQAGLIEVVLASLTGSVLGNLLLVGGLSFFVGGLKYKRQSFNVYDARHNSALLIFAVVVAFVIPEIFSMKMDAGKTYQLSIGVSIIMIIMYLAALLFKLVTHRGVYQHKSDEVAHEEEPEWSKGKALLILAIATIAVAYVSEALVHTFETVAKSFGWSELFIGVIIVAIVGNAAEHASAIIMAYKNKVNIAVEIAVGSTLQIAMFVAPVLVLLSMFFANRMPLVFTIPELVSMITAVFLTIAISNDGDTNWFEGGTLLAAYVIMGIGFYLL; encoded by the coding sequence ATGTTTAATAAAATATTTCTTATCGTGGCTCTTATAGGTGTACCACTGTCTGTACTTGGGAAAACACTTCATTGGCCTCAAACAATTATGTTCGCTGTGTATTGTATTACGATTATCGCATTAGCGGGTTTTATGGGGAGAGCGACAGAAAGTTTGGCAATTGTTTCTGGTCCTAGAATAGGTGGATTATTAAATGCTACATTCGGTAATGCCGTTGAACTAATCATTTCAATTTTTGCACTTCAGGCAGGATTAATTGAGGTGGTGTTAGCCTCTTTAACGGGTTCTGTACTTGGAAATTTATTATTAGTAGGAGGGCTATCCTTTTTTGTAGGGGGGCTTAAATACAAAAGACAAAGTTTTAATGTGTATGATGCAAGGCATAATTCAGCTTTATTAATCTTTGCTGTAGTAGTAGCATTTGTTATTCCAGAGATTTTTTCAATGAAGATGGACGCTGGAAAGACGTATCAATTAAGTATTGGTGTCTCGATTATTATGATTATTATGTACCTTGCTGCATTGCTATTTAAGTTAGTTACGCACCGCGGTGTATATCAGCATAAAAGTGATGAAGTCGCTCATGAGGAAGAACCAGAGTGGTCGAAAGGGAAAGCATTACTCATTTTAGCGATAGCAACAATTGCGGTAGCTTATGTGTCAGAGGCGCTCGTGCATACATTTGAAACAGTCGCGAAATCATTTGGCTGGTCAGAACTATTTATAGGGGTTATTATCGTTGCGATTGTTGGAAATGCAGCGGAACATGCATCTGCAATTATTATGGCTTATAAAAATAAAGTAAATATTGCAGTCGAAATTGCAGTAGGTTCTACATTACAAATTGCCATGTTTGTTGCTCCTGTATTAGTACTGTTATCCATGTTTTTTGCAAACAGGATGCCTTTAGTATTTACCATACCAGAACTTGTTTCTATGATTACCGCTGTTTTCTTAACGATTGCGATTTCAAATGATGGTGATACAAACTGGTTTGAAGGAGGCACTTTATTAGCGGCGTATGTCATTATGGGAATTGGTTTTTATTTATTATGA
- a CDS encoding YfkD famly protein, translating into MKRVYSICLSTMVSFILLFPNMSFAKTTVETKMPSSVLNISKDNTFPNDAQDLPRLQPSKFAQELLKTANIKIENPDLIRMFNETTISNAPLAVGYRAKIYLGQWALNYESVDTSINWEYKQVNRNVYDNRGGDRLYPLRYKQETQKTVEGDLTADMKDATDVKKMMLLKALEKVQLPLSFKTTIGYGTGHERVYNISPSQLGYLYAYTPAVNEKGKVTFGEVYLVLKGNQKRLVVKNITSQGIGAAIPIHDHLFFKFISSSHSQ; encoded by the coding sequence GTGAAACGAGTATACAGCATATGTCTTTCAACTATGGTCTCGTTTATTCTATTATTTCCTAACATGAGTTTTGCAAAGACAACGGTAGAAACAAAAATGCCTTCATCTGTTTTAAATATTTCTAAAGACAATACGTTTCCAAATGATGCGCAAGATTTGCCGCGTTTACAGCCGAGTAAGTTTGCTCAAGAACTATTGAAAACAGCAAATATTAAAATTGAAAATCCGGACTTAATTCGAATGTTTAATGAAACGACCATTTCGAATGCACCGCTTGCGGTAGGGTACCGAGCGAAAATTTATTTAGGTCAATGGGCTTTGAATTATGAATCGGTTGATACATCGATTAATTGGGAATATAAACAAGTAAATCGCAACGTATACGATAATCGAGGAGGAGATCGCCTATATCCGCTACGCTATAAACAAGAAACACAGAAGACAGTTGAAGGCGATTTAACAGCGGATATGAAAGATGCTACAGATGTGAAAAAAATGATGCTTCTCAAAGCACTTGAAAAAGTACAATTGCCGCTTTCATTTAAGACGACCATTGGTTATGGTACAGGACATGAGCGTGTGTATAATATTAGTCCGAGTCAACTTGGATATTTATATGCTTATACACCAGCAGTAAATGAAAAAGGAAAAGTAACGTTTGGAGAAGTATACCTTGTATTAAAGGGAAATCAAAAAAGGCTCGTTGTAAAAAATATTACTTCTCAAGGAATTGGAGCTGCTATTCCAATTCATGATCATTTATTCTTTAAATTCATTTCTTCTTCTCACTCGCAATAA
- a CDS encoding tetratricopeptide repeat protein → MTIENQFIQKVYYKTFLTEETSTPVSEVLGEAYINESTNEFSNISNIRFAQGEFYYQNKDFEAAIFKWEKVNNELSLWATKNIADSYFELGFLPKAEEIYQSIQTEDTTLTMEVSLQLLSLYIEQDRLGLAFKTISEAVAFQPDYPNITAIARSFYEKQEDWNNAIELAVQEGIRTKSLHWFDTLIHYVNQGFTKQSKPEYFYESLKALYAIDQVQFKELVIALWNSYQNEKLHLPWIQTINHLFLHIETDNNDDWHEIVERYQDTYFELITGEHFMHEMQGLVPDLLTNWFSLTKAKDALFVSAAVLAWNEVSPTTLESLLVKSAGALLSNSTAETNVNMETVSHLFETIAVWAEKNDVDLSHQFTLLVHELCDLNVTQLLIAGTSDHDKSSFINSILGENILTETVTTPILFKDDSQTEITEFTALDVHNIPNFDEFHQIMATPSESELEKKCIEIKLPSRFLRKNKFAFLITPSVQGQVDKNGPYFEYLQAADSLIYVLNSASPLHLEELDALLYLREQVPNLQIHFVLHTNNTTNNEKLLSKIKVHFPNAQFFPYSPSQESSQQLGDVTESILSNLAGRDMEQERIEKLIWFTQKTIAYLVNERVELENTLVKSVRWNKHISVKLNGFINNLTALEKDKIRSITESYLLTKEEITRDIHSQIPELLQSCSDLVQEDSDFKLVHEELNTAMNERIQKHVQQVLLPKFTGFIQEWIETAHNEFIQAQSYLDEMSETFNKLYKEERMKLPCDFKLLDDWHRDVVRMTNRITVSNINILLRFTPTQFFLKSAGKLFGNMQKNQSMLANKYKQYIETEDYTEIAQMISKQFFLQFEVFEGALERDIMMFFKDPLSILKQNVEAAQLEIEEDEQTLATLRSNPETYHDPLAFFKLQLLQHKFVLSTNRKNKDVYEFNESPTI, encoded by the coding sequence ATGACCATTGAAAATCAATTTATCCAAAAGGTTTACTATAAAACATTTTTAACAGAAGAAACTTCTACTCCAGTATCGGAAGTACTCGGTGAAGCATATATAAATGAATCTACAAATGAATTCTCCAATATTTCTAATATCCGCTTTGCTCAAGGTGAATTTTATTACCAAAATAAAGACTTTGAAGCAGCGATATTTAAATGGGAGAAAGTAAATAACGAACTTTCACTTTGGGCAACCAAAAATATTGCAGATTCTTATTTTGAACTAGGCTTCTTACCAAAAGCAGAAGAAATTTATCAATCTATCCAAACGGAAGATACAACTCTTACAATGGAAGTTTCCTTACAACTTCTTTCTCTTTACATCGAACAAGATCGTTTAGGTCTCGCCTTTAAGACAATTAGTGAGGCTGTTGCATTTCAACCTGACTATCCAAACATTACTGCAATTGCTCGCTCATTCTATGAAAAACAAGAAGATTGGAATAACGCTATTGAGCTTGCCGTTCAAGAAGGAATTCGAACAAAATCATTACACTGGTTCGATACTCTAATCCATTATGTGAATCAAGGATTTACGAAACAAAGTAAACCAGAATATTTCTATGAATCTTTAAAAGCTTTATATGCAATTGATCAAGTCCAATTTAAAGAACTTGTTATTGCTCTTTGGAACAGCTATCAAAATGAAAAATTACATCTACCTTGGATTCAAACAATAAATCATTTATTCTTACATATTGAGACAGACAACAATGACGATTGGCATGAAATTGTTGAACGCTATCAAGATACGTACTTTGAATTAATTACTGGTGAGCATTTCATGCATGAAATGCAGGGACTTGTACCCGATCTATTAACAAATTGGTTTAGTTTAACGAAAGCAAAAGATGCCCTATTTGTATCTGCTGCAGTATTAGCGTGGAATGAAGTTTCACCTACAACTTTAGAGTCATTACTCGTAAAAAGTGCGGGAGCCCTACTCTCTAATTCAACAGCTGAAACAAATGTAAATATGGAAACCGTTTCTCATTTATTCGAAACAATTGCTGTATGGGCTGAAAAAAACGATGTGGATTTAAGTCATCAATTTACGTTACTCGTTCATGAACTATGTGATTTAAATGTTACACAATTACTAATAGCGGGAACTAGTGACCATGATAAATCATCATTCATCAATTCAATATTAGGAGAGAACATCTTAACTGAGACTGTAACAACTCCTATTCTATTTAAAGATGATAGCCAAACTGAAATAACAGAATTCACTGCGTTAGATGTACACAATATACCGAACTTTGATGAATTCCATCAAATAATGGCTACACCTTCGGAGTCAGAACTTGAGAAAAAATGCATAGAAATTAAGTTACCAAGTAGATTTTTAAGAAAAAATAAATTTGCATTTCTTATTACGCCATCTGTTCAAGGGCAAGTGGATAAAAACGGCCCATATTTTGAATACTTACAAGCAGCAGATAGCCTTATTTACGTATTAAATTCTGCTTCACCATTACATCTGGAAGAGCTTGATGCATTACTTTATTTACGTGAACAAGTGCCAAATTTACAAATTCATTTCGTATTACACACAAATAATACGACTAATAATGAAAAATTACTAAGTAAGATTAAAGTCCATTTCCCAAATGCACAGTTCTTCCCATACTCTCCTTCACAAGAGAGTAGCCAGCAACTTGGGGACGTGACAGAGTCTATTCTTTCTAATCTAGCTGGACGCGATATGGAACAAGAACGTATAGAAAAACTAATATGGTTTACTCAAAAGACAATCGCATACCTTGTAAATGAACGTGTGGAATTAGAAAATACATTAGTGAAATCAGTACGATGGAATAAACATATCTCAGTGAAACTAAATGGATTTATTAACAATCTTACTGCTCTTGAAAAAGATAAAATTCGTTCTATTACAGAATCTTATCTTTTAACGAAAGAAGAAATCACACGAGATATCCATTCTCAAATTCCCGAATTATTACAGAGCTGTTCTGACCTTGTTCAAGAAGATAGTGATTTCAAATTAGTTCATGAAGAATTAAATACTGCAATGAACGAACGAATTCAAAAACATGTACAGCAAGTGCTTCTACCTAAATTTACTGGGTTTATTCAAGAGTGGATTGAAACAGCACATAATGAATTTATTCAAGCTCAATCTTATTTAGATGAAATGAGTGAAACGTTTAATAAATTATATAAAGAAGAACGCATGAAACTTCCTTGCGATTTCAAATTATTAGATGATTGGCATCGAGATGTTGTACGCATGACAAATAGAATTACAGTATCAAACATCAATATTTTATTACGCTTTACACCGACACAATTTTTCTTAAAGAGTGCGGGAAAACTATTTGGTAACATGCAAAAAAATCAATCTATGCTCGCAAACAAATATAAACAATATATTGAAACGGAAGATTATACGGAAATTGCTCAAATGATTTCAAAACAATTCTTCCTTCAATTTGAAGTATTTGAAGGCGCATTAGAACGAGATATCATGATGTTCTTTAAAGATCCACTTAGCATATTGAAACAAAATGTAGAAGCAGCTCAACTTGAAATAGAGGAAGACGAACAAACGTTAGCAACGTTAAGAAGCAACCCTGAAACTTATCACGATCCGTTAGCATTCTTTAAACTGCAACTATTGCAGCATAAATTCGTTTTAAGTACGAACAGAAAGAATAAAGACGTCTATGAATTTAATGAGTCTCCTACGATTTAA
- a CDS encoding SE1561 family protein: protein MGKAIQDKDTQLVYLKERLNMFIEVIDTIEPEEVELEDVDRLLAMLDELELKCEQFKKDE from the coding sequence ATGGGAAAAGCAATTCAAGACAAAGATACACAATTAGTATATTTAAAAGAACGTTTAAATATGTTCATTGAAGTAATTGATACAATTGAACCTGAAGAAGTAGAGTTAGAAGATGTAGATCGTCTTCTTGCAATGCTAGATGAATTAGAATTAAAATGTGAGCAATTTAAAAAAGACGAATAA
- the pdaA gene encoding delta-lactam-biosynthetic de-N-acetylase, which produces MKYKWLYIGLIFSIMMALVPVSALAYTNTPHNWGIPRPKNETVPDAGKLYTNLLQKNGGFYLGDTKKKDIYLTFDNGYENGYTGQILDVLKEKKVPATFFVTGHYIKTQKDLLLRMKDEGHIIGNHSWSHPDFTAVNDEKLREELTSVTEEIKKVTGQKEVKYVRPPRGVFSERTLALTKEMGYYNVFWSLAFLDWKVDQQRGWQYAHNNVMTMIHPGSILLLHAISKDNAEALAKIIDDLREKGYHFKSLDDLVKSNQP; this is translated from the coding sequence ATGAAATATAAATGGTTATATATAGGTCTCATTTTTTCAATTATGATGGCACTTGTTCCAGTTTCGGCATTGGCTTATACAAATACTCCACATAACTGGGGGATCCCACGTCCTAAAAATGAAACAGTACCAGATGCAGGGAAATTATATACAAATTTACTACAAAAAAATGGCGGATTTTATTTAGGGGATACGAAGAAAAAAGATATTTATTTAACATTTGATAATGGATATGAGAATGGATACACAGGCCAGATTTTAGATGTATTAAAAGAGAAAAAAGTACCGGCAACTTTCTTTGTAACAGGACATTATATTAAAACGCAAAAAGATTTGCTATTAAGAATGAAGGATGAAGGACACATTATTGGAAATCATTCGTGGAGTCATCCTGATTTCACAGCGGTAAATGATGAGAAACTTCGTGAAGAATTAACGAGTGTAACGGAAGAAATTAAAAAAGTCACTGGACAAAAAGAAGTGAAATATGTACGCCCTCCGCGAGGTGTGTTTAGTGAAAGAACATTAGCTCTTACGAAAGAAATGGGCTATTATAATGTATTTTGGTCACTCGCATTTCTAGATTGGAAAGTGGATCAGCAAAGAGGATGGCAATATGCGCATAATAATGTAATGACGATGATTCATCCAGGATCTATTTTATTACTTCATGCAATATCAAAAGATAATGCAGAAGCGCTTGCGAAAATCATTGATGATTTGCGCGAGAAAGGGTATCATTTTAAAAGTCTAGATGACTTAGTAAAAAGCAATCAACCGTAA
- a CDS encoding DedA family protein has translation MEQHIGELIAHYGYFGIIIALAGGIVGLPIPDEFLLTFVGYNVSKGVMSGTAAFLSGMAGAMLGITLSYILGLKLGLPVLKKYGPKVRIKEHHIEKTHILFEKYGPFLLMIGYFIPGVRHLTAYFAGMSNLTLWRFCLYAYGGALIWISVFIGLGWKLGEKWRFVEYSLHHYGIWILSISIVVTCIVGFYIKKKKNR, from the coding sequence ATGGAACAACATATTGGCGAGTTAATCGCACATTATGGGTATTTTGGAATTATTATAGCTTTGGCCGGTGGGATTGTTGGATTACCGATACCAGATGAGTTTTTATTGACTTTTGTTGGTTATAACGTTTCAAAAGGAGTTATGTCAGGAACTGCTGCGTTTTTAAGTGGGATGGCTGGTGCAATGTTGGGCATTACATTAAGCTATATATTAGGCTTGAAACTTGGACTCCCTGTCTTAAAAAAATATGGGCCGAAAGTTAGGATTAAAGAACATCACATTGAAAAAACACATATTTTATTTGAAAAATATGGCCCATTTCTTTTAATGATTGGTTACTTTATCCCGGGAGTACGTCATTTAACAGCATATTTTGCTGGGATGTCGAATTTAACACTTTGGCGTTTTTGTTTGTATGCTTACGGTGGTGCGCTTATTTGGATCAGTGTTTTTATTGGACTTGGCTGGAAGTTAGGAGAGAAGTGGCGTTTCGTTGAGTATAGTTTACATCATTATGGAATATGGATTTTATCCATTTCAATAGTTGTTACATGTATTGTAGGGTTTTACATAAAGAAAAAGAAAAACCGCTAA
- a CDS encoding BH0509 family protein, which yields MKREERKNMIEFIEKKKGIERDELLFMTDDEVEHIYNVTYFLYEEIAE from the coding sequence ATGAAAAGAGAAGAACGCAAAAACATGATTGAATTTATTGAAAAGAAAAAAGGGATTGAGCGTGACGAATTATTGTTTATGACAGACGATGAAGTGGAACATATTTATAATGTAACGTACTTTTTATATGAGGAAATTGCAGAGTAG